A section of the Hippea sp. KM1 genome encodes:
- a CDS encoding NAD-glutamate dehydrogenase has translation MDLTRGNYLKIIKSLKRDLVKEGLDENLVEVFVDSSLKYSKIESFSEKFPFSYLHRVIKDSIEFLLLKDGDVKLELEDVHIEEKKYTQIKLLTDNNPFIVDSITSIINNLNEFFIDFSIQPIFVIERDNKGKLTRIESPHESGNKELYLLFLLDAISDIQKDKLKADIINSIEESRLAVSDFKNMEKRVKDIARKLNDPIYLKKISEKDTEDIKEFLMWLLDENFIFLGIRTYKLDYEDDDIFIQMDKQSCLGILRKTERSMFKDRISIKELPESALDTVKAGNVLVIDKTNSKSNVYDTRRMDYIAISEFDKDLRVIKRHIILGLFTSKALKEQASNIPFLKSKLDRILFEENVVEDSFEYKHMIDIFNTLPKDDLFISSTDNLKILLEELLTCETEERIKILTRQANLVHGVYLIAVLPVKFYSQKNIEKFTEFLSDTLKTEDIEYKIITQSPRIIRIHYYLIFDKYRKPKIDLEMVEERLKEIVSSWKDNFKAALTDRFGSGKASYFINRYLNSFDDEYISKTSPDEAIFDIEHFEKLLSSQEVESDIYTQAESIFFNIYSLNKLPLYEILPKLNNMGLNVLYEDFVSVNIDKKTLYIQRFSIDPAKLNLSDREKLFSTINQNFKAIWRGIVEDDGLNELTTKAVMNYTYIDVLRTLSNYLMQINFQIKKASIIGVLVKYPHLASMLIEYFEVKFSPELSNKEDLERVYNATKDKLEQINDIHEYRIMHSLFNIIESTVRTNFYKKGKKYHYISLKIDSSKILTMPLPRPMFEVYVHSAFMEGCHLRGGKVARGGIRWSDRKDDFRLEILGLMKTQMVKNAVIVPVGSKGGFIVKATAKDRDEWIELGKKAYRTLMRGMLDLTDNIDENNNEIRPKDVVCYDDFDPYLVVAADKGTATFSDIANEISEKEYNFWLKDAFASGGKHGYDHKKIGITARGAWQCVERHFREMGKNVFRDTFTVVGIGDMSGDVFGNGMLYTDKIILKGAFNHIEIFIDPNPDPEASYKERKRLFEKGLTWKHYDKKVLSKGGFVVDRNAKSIKLTKEAKEFLQTDKNEVSGEELIRLILQADVDLLWNGGIGTYVKATDETNEDVGDRLNDAVRINASQLRAKIVGEGGNLGLTQRARIEYALLGGRLNTDALDNSAGVDMSDHEVNLKILLSQLMKDGVLKGLEDRNRMLEDLTEEVTQRVLTHNYMQSFAVSLDELRSKQEPDIFFELNNFLKNKGVLHKEDYPFPDRKELSLRVSKGIGYTRPELSVMLALNKMFIYDELLKSRVFSEDTIDQYAIMYFPPTIRAKYKDYIIKHRLKNEIAFTFMVNLIINNNGATSLLKIHMMTDQNFPQIMKSMIFSYDVLDILNLRNELFEYENKIPQQEIYRISLDMFDAVNAFTINEIYMFRDGVSLDTKKEEEIRSWLGEYYQNCVEKGLYSEEYQKKVDELGGIIDKKLAKKIARLYFIDPFIPAYHIAKLLGKDIKSTVEALSVIDKSFGFKELKEYINSIHIANEWDRMAQFSVIRNYTLAEITMVIRLIKEFGGDIGAMIEAKRGVYEEYKTDLDTIMGIKSINLHPAMLLYDKLQKLLH, from the coding sequence ATGGATCTAACAAGGGGCAATTACTTAAAGATTATCAAGTCCTTAAAGAGGGATTTGGTCAAGGAAGGGCTTGATGAGAACCTTGTTGAGGTGTTTGTTGATTCTTCTTTGAAGTATTCAAAGATAGAGAGTTTCTCAGAAAAGTTTCCGTTTAGCTATTTACATAGGGTTATCAAAGACAGTATAGAGTTTCTCCTGCTCAAAGACGGCGATGTAAAGCTTGAGCTTGAGGATGTTCATATAGAGGAGAAAAAATATACCCAGATAAAACTGTTAACCGACAACAACCCGTTTATTGTTGATAGCATTACATCTATAATAAACAATCTCAATGAATTTTTTATAGACTTTAGCATCCAGCCCATATTTGTCATTGAAAGGGATAACAAGGGTAAGCTTACCAGGATAGAATCACCCCATGAGAGCGGCAATAAGGAGCTATACCTTTTGTTTTTGCTTGATGCCATAAGCGATATACAGAAGGATAAACTTAAGGCCGACATAATAAACTCCATAGAGGAGAGCCGTCTGGCTGTCTCGGATTTTAAGAACATGGAAAAGAGGGTCAAGGACATTGCACGAAAGCTCAACGACCCTATATACCTGAAAAAGATCAGCGAAAAGGACACAGAGGATATAAAAGAGTTCCTCATGTGGCTTTTGGATGAGAACTTTATCTTCCTGGGCATAAGAACCTATAAGCTGGATTATGAGGATGACGATATATTCATCCAGATGGATAAGCAGAGCTGTCTGGGTATATTGAGAAAGACCGAACGGTCGATGTTTAAGGATAGAATATCCATAAAGGAGCTGCCCGAAAGCGCCTTGGATACGGTAAAAGCCGGCAATGTTTTGGTTATAGATAAGACAAACTCAAAGAGCAATGTCTATGATACACGAAGGATGGACTATATAGCCATCTCTGAGTTTGATAAGGATTTAAGGGTAATAAAGAGGCACATCATACTCGGTCTGTTTACATCCAAGGCCTTAAAGGAACAGGCATCCAACATACCGTTTTTGAAGTCCAAGCTGGATAGGATACTGTTTGAGGAGAATGTTGTTGAGGATTCGTTTGAGTATAAACACATGATCGACATATTCAATACGCTACCCAAGGATGACCTGTTCATCTCAAGCACAGATAATTTGAAGATACTGCTTGAGGAGCTTCTGACCTGCGAGACCGAGGAGAGGATAAAGATACTGACAAGGCAGGCCAACCTGGTTCACGGCGTCTATCTGATAGCCGTGCTGCCCGTTAAGTTTTACTCTCAAAAGAACATAGAGAAGTTTACGGAGTTTCTAAGCGATACGCTGAAAACAGAGGATATTGAATACAAGATAATAACCCAGAGCCCCAGGATCATAAGGATTCATTACTATTTGATATTCGATAAATACAGAAAGCCCAAGATAGATCTGGAGATGGTGGAGGAGCGACTAAAGGAGATCGTATCCAGCTGGAAGGACAACTTCAAGGCCGCACTAACAGACAGGTTTGGAAGCGGTAAGGCCTCTTATTTCATCAACAGGTATCTGAATAGCTTTGACGATGAATACATCTCCAAAACATCCCCCGATGAGGCCATATTCGATATAGAACACTTTGAAAAGCTGTTGTCTTCGCAGGAGGTTGAATCGGACATTTACACGCAGGCAGAAAGCATATTCTTCAACATTTACTCCCTTAACAAGCTGCCTTTGTATGAGATACTGCCAAAGCTTAACAATATGGGTTTGAATGTCTTGTATGAGGATTTTGTTAGCGTAAACATAGATAAAAAGACCCTGTATATCCAGAGGTTCTCTATAGATCCGGCCAAACTGAATCTAAGCGATAGGGAGAAGTTGTTCAGCACCATAAACCAAAACTTCAAGGCGATCTGGAGGGGCATTGTTGAGGATGATGGCTTAAACGAGCTCACCACGAAGGCCGTTATGAATTACACCTACATCGATGTGCTGAGAACCTTAAGCAATTACCTTATGCAGATAAACTTCCAGATAAAGAAGGCCTCGATAATAGGTGTTCTGGTTAAATACCCGCACCTTGCGAGCATGCTTATTGAGTATTTTGAGGTTAAATTCTCGCCGGAGTTATCCAATAAGGAGGACCTTGAGAGGGTCTATAATGCCACAAAGGATAAACTTGAGCAGATAAACGATATACACGAATACCGAATAATGCATTCACTATTCAATATCATAGAGAGCACCGTAAGGACAAACTTTTATAAGAAGGGCAAGAAGTATCATTACATATCATTGAAGATAGACTCATCCAAGATCCTGACCATGCCGCTGCCAAGACCCATGTTTGAGGTGTATGTTCATTCGGCGTTCATGGAGGGGTGTCATCTAAGGGGTGGCAAGGTTGCCCGTGGTGGCATACGCTGGAGCGACAGGAAGGACGATTTCAGGCTTGAGATACTGGGCTTGATGAAGACCCAGATGGTCAAAAACGCCGTTATAGTGCCTGTGGGCTCCAAGGGTGGTTTTATAGTAAAGGCAACGGCAAAGGATAGGGATGAATGGATCGAGTTGGGCAAGAAGGCATACAGAACCCTTATGAGGGGCATGCTCGATTTAACGGATAACATAGATGAAAACAACAACGAGATAAGACCCAAGGATGTTGTCTGCTATGACGATTTTGACCCGTATTTGGTTGTTGCGGCGGATAAGGGAACGGCAACCTTCTCCGACATTGCCAACGAGATCAGCGAAAAGGAGTATAACTTCTGGCTGAAGGATGCCTTTGCAAGCGGCGGTAAGCACGGCTATGACCATAAGAAGATCGGTATTACGGCAAGGGGAGCCTGGCAGTGTGTCGAAAGACACTTCAGGGAGATGGGCAAGAATGTGTTTAGGGATACCTTTACCGTTGTGGGCATTGGCGATATGAGCGGTGATGTGTTTGGAAACGGCATGCTCTATACCGACAAGATTATACTGAAGGGTGCCTTTAACCATATAGAGATATTTATAGACCCCAATCCGGATCCAGAGGCATCGTATAAGGAGAGAAAGAGGCTATTTGAGAAGGGGCTGACCTGGAAGCATTACGATAAAAAGGTGCTCTCTAAGGGTGGATTTGTCGTGGATAGAAACGCCAAATCCATCAAGTTAACCAAAGAGGCTAAGGAGTTTTTGCAGACCGATAAGAATGAGGTCAGCGGAGAAGAACTAATTAGATTGATACTCCAGGCGGATGTTGATCTGCTGTGGAACGGCGGAATAGGCACCTATGTAAAGGCCACAGACGAGACAAACGAGGATGTGGGGGATCGTCTAAACGATGCTGTTAGGATAAACGCCAGCCAGCTCCGCGCCAAGATAGTGGGAGAGGGTGGAAACCTCGGTCTAACTCAGAGAGCAAGGATTGAATACGCCTTGCTGGGCGGAAGGTTGAATACCGATGCTTTGGATAACTCAGCCGGCGTTGATATGTCGGACCATGAGGTTAACCTCAAGATACTCCTAAGTCAACTGATGAAGGACGGCGTTCTTAAGGGTTTAGAGGATAGGAACAGGATGCTTGAGGATCTGACAGAGGAGGTTACACAGAGGGTTCTAACGCACAACTATATGCAGAGCTTTGCTGTCAGTTTGGATGAGTTAAGGTCAAAACAGGAGCCCGATATATTCTTTGAGCTGAACAACTTTTTAAAGAACAAGGGCGTTTTGCATAAGGAGGATTACCCCTTCCCTGACAGGAAAGAGCTTTCCTTGAGGGTGTCTAAGGGTATAGGCTATACCAGACCGGAATTATCGGTTATGCTTGCCCTGAATAAGATGTTTATATACGATGAGTTGCTCAAAAGCAGGGTCTTCAGCGAGGATACGATTGACCAGTATGCCATCATGTATTTCCCACCGACAATCAGGGCTAAGTATAAGGATTATATCATCAAGCACCGCCTGAAAAATGAGATAGCCTTCACCTTTATGGTCAACCTGATCATCAACAATAACGGCGCCACCAGTCTGTTGAAGATCCACATGATGACCGATCAGAACTTCCCGCAGATCATGAAGTCGATGATCTTCTCCTATGATGTTTTAGATATACTGAATCTAAGGAACGAGCTGTTTGAGTATGAGAACAAGATTCCACAACAGGAGATTTACAGGATCTCGCTGGATATGTTTGATGCCGTTAATGCCTTTACAATAAACGAGATTTACATGTTCAGGGACGGTGTCTCTCTGGATACAAAGAAGGAGGAGGAGATCAGAAGCTGGTTGGGTGAGTATTACCAAAACTGCGTGGAGAAGGGTCTGTATAGTGAGGAATATCAGAAGAAGGTGGATGAGCTTGGCGGTATAATCGATAAGAAGCTGGCTAAAAAGATTGCAAGGCTGTATTTCATAGATCCGTTTATACCCGCATACCACATAGCAAAGCTTTTGGGTAAGGATATTAAATCAACGGTTGAGGCCTTAAGTGTAATAGATAAGTCATTCGGGTTTAAGGAACTGAAGGAGTATATAAACTCTATACACATTGCAAACGAGTGGGATAGGATGGCGCAGTTCTCGGTAATCAGGAACTATACGCTGGCAGAAATAACCATGGTTATAAGGCTTATCAAGGAGTTTGGCGGCGATATAGGCGCCATGATAGAGGCCAAAAGGGGTGTTTATGAGGAGTATAAGACCGATCTTGATACGATTATGGGTATCAAGTCGATAAATCTCCATCCAGCCATGCTGCTGTATGACAAGCTGCAGAAACTCCTCCATTAA
- a CDS encoding MogA/MoaB family molybdenum cofactor biosynthesis protein — protein sequence MSGYRFALLILSDSKSKNPQDDRVKPIVDEILTSNGFVLSKYYIIPDERLILKDKLLELSRDDGIDAIITSGGTGLFERDITPDVTKEVLDYEIPAIPQAILFNALKKTKRAMLSRMVAGVKNNKLIINLPGSPKAVREDLEYIVDVLEHALDKLKGDTTPCGEN from the coding sequence TCTGATTCTGAGCGATTCTAAATCTAAGAACCCGCAGGATGATAGGGTAAAGCCGATAGTTGATGAGATATTGACATCTAATGGCTTTGTTCTGTCTAAGTATTACATAATCCCCGATGAGCGGTTGATTTTGAAGGATAAGCTGTTGGAGCTATCTCGGGATGACGGTATAGATGCCATTATAACATCCGGTGGCACAGGGCTGTTTGAGAGGGATATTACGCCGGATGTTACCAAAGAGGTGCTGGATTATGAGATACCCGCCATACCGCAGGCCATACTGTTTAATGCCTTGAAAAAGACAAAAAGGGCGATGCTGTCAAGGATGGTTGCAGGTGTGAAAAACAACAAACTCATCATAAATCTGCCCGGTTCTCCAAAAGCGGTTAGGGAGGATTTGGAATATATAGTTGATGTGTTGGAGCATGCGTTGGATAAGCTTAAGGGCGATACGACGCCGTGTGGTGAAAATTAA